A window from Chitinophaga filiformis encodes these proteins:
- a CDS encoding EVE domain-containing protein has product MNYWLVKSEPFKYSWDQFVKDGKTFWDGVRNYQARNNLKGMKKGDQVLFYHSNEGLAVVGIAKVAKEHYQDPTTPDPNWVVVDLQPLKPFKTPVTLAQMKAEKRLENLSLIRQGRLSVCAVTADEFETILEMGDMK; this is encoded by the coding sequence ATGAACTACTGGCTTGTAAAATCAGAACCTTTTAAATACTCGTGGGATCAATTTGTAAAGGACGGGAAAACCTTCTGGGACGGTGTACGCAATTACCAGGCGCGCAATAACCTGAAAGGCATGAAGAAGGGAGACCAGGTATTGTTCTACCACAGTAATGAAGGCCTGGCCGTAGTGGGTATTGCCAAAGTAGCGAAAGAACATTACCAGGACCCGACCACGCCGGATCCGAACTGGGTAGTGGTAGACCTGCAGCCCCTGAAGCCGTTTAAAACACCGGTGACGCTGGCGCAGATGAAAGCTGAAAAAAGACTGGAAAATCTTTCCCTCATCCGCCAGGGCCGTCTCTCCGTCTGTGCCGTGACTGCAGACGAATTTGAGACCATCCTGGAAATGGGAGACATGAAATAA
- a CDS encoding RNA polymerase sigma factor, with protein MSLAIFLSQVVPVRQKLYRFAYRLLENEEDAMDVTQDALMKVWQQQERMTDLQNMEAWCMRIVRNLSLDKLKARKYRRAEELDKAGDMPATHQQSPHAAAEQQDVMNRVHRIIAALPEKYRTIMQLRDIDGYSYQEIADILCVDMSEVKINLHRARKTVREQLQKLQVYGV; from the coding sequence ATGTCTTTAGCGATATTTCTCTCCCAGGTAGTGCCAGTCAGGCAGAAGCTGTATCGCTTTGCCTACAGACTGCTGGAGAACGAGGAAGATGCGATGGATGTAACACAGGATGCTTTGATGAAAGTATGGCAGCAGCAGGAGCGGATGACAGATCTGCAAAACATGGAAGCCTGGTGTATGCGCATAGTGCGTAACCTGTCGCTGGACAAGCTGAAAGCCAGGAAATACCGGAGGGCGGAAGAGTTGGATAAGGCAGGGGATATGCCTGCAACGCATCAGCAGAGCCCTCATGCCGCCGCAGAGCAACAGGACGTGATGAACAGGGTACACCGTATTATTGCGGCACTGCCGGAAAAATACCGTACTATTATGCAACTAAGGGATATTGACGGATATAGCTATCAGGAGATAGCAGATATACTGTGTGTTGACATGAGTGAAGTGAAGATCAATCTTCACCGGGCACGGAAAACAGTACGTGAACAATTACAAAAACTGCAAGTGTATGGAGTTTAA
- the pdhA gene encoding pyruvate dehydrogenase (acetyl-transferring) E1 component subunit alpha translates to MATKTDVKTKFTKETYLYWYELMLLLRRFEEKAGQLYGMQKIRGFCHLYIGQEAIAAGAMTATKPDDKFITAYRDHALAIAKGMTADECMAELYGKATGCSKGKGGSMHFFAPDKGFYGGHGIVGAQIGTGAGLAFAEQYKGTDNVALCFFGDGAARQGMLHETFNMAMLWKLPVIFICENNMYAMGTSVERTSNVLDIYKLANAYDMPSATIDGMSAEAVHEGVERAVKRARAGEGPTLLEIKTYRYRGHSMSDPAKYRTKEEVEEYKEKDPINQVLATIQKNKWATEAEIEAINEKVKQEVEHCVQFAEESPWPSDDELLKDVYVQQDYPFIVD, encoded by the coding sequence GTGGCTACAAAAACAGACGTAAAGACGAAATTCACCAAAGAGACATATTTGTACTGGTATGAATTGATGCTCTTGCTGCGCCGCTTTGAAGAAAAAGCCGGCCAATTGTATGGGATGCAGAAGATTCGTGGTTTTTGTCACCTGTACATCGGACAGGAAGCAATTGCCGCAGGTGCAATGACTGCGACTAAACCGGACGACAAGTTCATCACTGCCTACCGCGACCATGCGCTGGCTATAGCAAAAGGAATGACTGCTGATGAGTGTATGGCTGAGCTGTATGGTAAAGCTACAGGTTGTTCAAAGGGTAAAGGTGGTAGTATGCACTTCTTTGCTCCGGATAAAGGTTTTTATGGTGGTCATGGTATCGTGGGAGCACAGATCGGTACAGGCGCCGGACTGGCTTTTGCTGAGCAGTACAAGGGCACTGACAACGTAGCGCTTTGCTTCTTCGGTGATGGTGCTGCCCGCCAGGGTATGCTGCATGAGACCTTCAACATGGCCATGCTGTGGAAACTGCCGGTAATATTCATTTGCGAAAACAACATGTACGCGATGGGTACTTCAGTAGAACGTACTTCCAACGTACTGGATATCTATAAGTTAGCGAACGCCTACGATATGCCCAGCGCTACTATCGATGGTATGAGCGCTGAAGCTGTACACGAAGGCGTTGAAAGAGCCGTAAAACGTGCACGCGCCGGTGAAGGTCCTACCTTACTGGAAATCAAGACTTACCGTTACCGTGGTCACTCCATGAGCGATCCGGCTAAATACCGTACCAAAGAGGAAGTAGAAGAGTATAAGGAAAAAGATCCGATCAACCAGGTACTGGCTACTATTCAGAAGAATAAATGGGCTACGGAAGCGGAGATCGAAGCTATCAACGAAAAGGTGAAACAGGAAGTGGAGCATTGCGTACAGTTCGCAGAAGAGTCTCCATGGCCTTCAGATGATGAGCTGCTGAAAGACGTATATGTTCAACAGGATTACCCATTCATTGTTGACTAA
- the ribH gene encoding 6,7-dimethyl-8-ribityllumazine synthase, with protein MSIHNQSLLNDAGILNLEDASVVIVYTEWNDTVINELVAGCDRSLAQYKVSKVSKVIVPGAFELPFACKQYWERTQGTSRQPGAIIAFGCVIRGETPHFDYVCKGVTEGIMQLNLELPVPVIFGILTVDNMQQAEERLGGIHGHKGEEAAITALKMISMMRQLQA; from the coding sequence ATGTCAATACATAATCAAAGTTTATTGAACGATGCTGGCATTCTCAATTTAGAGGATGCCAGTGTTGTTATAGTATATACCGAATGGAATGATACGGTGATCAACGAACTGGTAGCAGGTTGCGACCGCTCGCTGGCACAATACAAGGTATCCAAGGTCTCAAAAGTAATTGTACCAGGCGCATTTGAGCTGCCTTTCGCCTGCAAACAGTACTGGGAACGTACGCAGGGTACATCCAGGCAACCTGGCGCTATTATTGCTTTCGGATGCGTGATAAGAGGAGAAACCCCACATTTTGACTATGTTTGTAAAGGTGTAACGGAAGGTATCATGCAATTAAACCTGGAATTACCGGTACCCGTTATCTTCGGCATCCTGACTGTCGACAATATGCAGCAGGCGGAGGAAAGACTGGGTGGCATACATGGGCACAAAGGGGAGGAAGCCGCTATCACCGCACTGAAAATGATATCTATGATGCGTCAATTGCAGGCATAG
- a CDS encoding DUF4252 domain-containing protein, with the protein MKYLSILVAALLLAVSPAMAQKKSLRKFYRAHRGDAFTFRIGVGRVPLKLASWIVPKSAMKEDSIPLKHLLSRVQKVKVYTISGEGRPAVDIADMQQLKKTLVEKDKFEALVEVREGNSVVHVLNRGKDDELGRVVILVQDESDFVMVNLRTTLQMKDVNMLIKGFAKN; encoded by the coding sequence ATGAAATATCTTTCCATCCTAGTAGCAGCGCTTTTGCTGGCAGTAAGTCCGGCGATGGCCCAGAAGAAGTCTCTCCGTAAATTTTATCGTGCGCACCGCGGCGATGCGTTCACCTTCAGGATCGGCGTAGGCAGGGTGCCGCTGAAACTCGCCAGCTGGATAGTGCCGAAGAGTGCGATGAAGGAAGACAGCATACCACTGAAGCACCTGTTATCCCGGGTGCAGAAAGTAAAGGTGTACACTATTTCCGGTGAGGGAAGACCTGCTGTTGACATTGCCGACATGCAGCAATTAAAAAAGACGCTGGTAGAGAAAGATAAATTTGAGGCCCTGGTGGAAGTAAGGGAGGGCAACAGTGTAGTGCATGTCCTGAACAGGGGAAAAGATGATGAACTGGGCCGTGTGGTGATACTGGTGCAGGATGAGAGCGATTTTGTAATGGTGAACCTGCGAACTACCCTCCAGATGAAGGATGTGAATATGCTGATAAAAGGATTCGCAAAGAATTAA
- a CDS encoding ABC transporter permease, whose product MFRFLLRKLGYGILVLLGVVLLVFFLFNVLPGDPARLTLGQRADVTSLENVRKELHLDKPLPVQFLLYLNDLSPLSIHTQEEAEGVLHYVTLGHLSGNRLLVLKTPYLRRSYQGKKDVWEILTEALPGTLVLAIAAMLFATVAGIGLGIISAVKQNTWMDTGAVFASVMGISAPSFFMGIVVAYLFGFVWSDYTGLHMTGSLYETDPFAGRTINLNNLILPAITLGIRPLAIIVQLTRSAMLDVLHQDYIRTAYAKGLPGRLVVLRHALRNALNPVITAITGWFAELLAGAFFVEYIFGWKGIGKVTVDALEKFDFPVLMGAVLFTAGIFVIINLLADLLYTIIDPRIKL is encoded by the coding sequence ATGTTCAGATTTCTGTTGCGTAAACTCGGTTATGGAATACTGGTGCTGCTGGGCGTAGTACTGCTTGTATTCTTCCTGTTCAACGTACTGCCGGGAGATCCGGCCCGTTTGACACTGGGACAGCGAGCAGATGTGACATCGCTTGAAAATGTCAGAAAGGAATTGCACCTGGATAAACCATTACCGGTGCAGTTCCTTTTGTATTTAAATGACCTTTCCCCACTGAGTATTCATACACAGGAAGAAGCCGAAGGTGTGTTGCATTATGTCACACTGGGCCATTTATCGGGCAACAGGTTGCTGGTGCTGAAAACGCCTTATCTGCGCCGTTCCTACCAGGGAAAGAAGGACGTATGGGAAATACTGACGGAAGCCCTGCCGGGAACATTGGTGTTGGCTATTGCCGCTATGCTGTTTGCAACAGTGGCAGGGATAGGACTAGGCATCATATCCGCAGTAAAACAAAATACCTGGATGGATACCGGGGCCGTGTTTGCAAGTGTAATGGGCATTTCTGCCCCCTCTTTCTTCATGGGCATTGTGGTGGCTTACCTGTTTGGCTTTGTGTGGAGTGACTATACAGGGCTGCATATGACGGGTAGTTTGTATGAAACGGATCCTTTTGCCGGAAGGACCATCAATCTGAATAACCTTATATTACCTGCCATTACGCTGGGTATCCGGCCACTGGCCATTATTGTGCAGTTAACGCGAAGCGCCATGCTGGACGTGCTGCATCAGGACTATATCCGTACTGCTTATGCCAAGGGCCTGCCCGGGCGACTGGTAGTACTGAGGCATGCACTCCGGAATGCCCTGAACCCCGTTATAACTGCTATCACCGGCTGGTTTGCCGAGTTGCTGGCAGGCGCATTTTTCGTAGAGTACATCTTCGGCTGGAAAGGCATCGGGAAAGTAACGGTGGATGCTTTGGAGAAGTTCGATTTCCCGGTACTGATGGGAGCTGTCTTATTTACGGCGGGCATTTTCGTGATCATCAACCTGCTGGCGGATCTTCTGTACACCATTATAGATCCGCGGATAAAATTATAA
- a CDS encoding DUF4252 domain-containing protein has translation MKRFLLLLLLVAVTSTPLFAQQGSGIDRFFEKYESDQSFTLISVTPKMFSMFSKLDINSSEGKQFLQIVKKIRGLRILAKENTKGGNLLFKEASSMLNKEFEELMTVRDGKDDLRFMVKENAKGNIAELIMLVGSDNEFLAMSLIGDIDLAEISQLASNMNIDGFDKLKNIKKQP, from the coding sequence ATGAAACGCTTTTTGTTACTGTTGCTGCTTGTTGCAGTCACCAGCACGCCGCTATTTGCCCAGCAGGGAAGTGGGATCGACCGCTTTTTTGAAAAGTATGAGAGCGATCAGAGCTTCACCCTGATAAGTGTCACACCCAAGATGTTCAGTATGTTCAGTAAACTGGACATCAATTCCTCCGAAGGAAAGCAATTCCTCCAGATCGTAAAAAAGATCAGGGGCCTGCGCATCCTGGCGAAAGAAAACACGAAAGGAGGTAATCTCTTATTTAAGGAGGCATCGTCCATGCTGAATAAAGAATTTGAAGAGCTGATGACCGTGCGCGATGGAAAGGATGATCTCCGGTTCATGGTAAAGGAAAATGCGAAAGGGAACATTGCAGAACTGATCATGCTGGTAGGCAGCGATAATGAATTCCTGGCAATGAGCCTGATAGGAGACATTGACCTAGCGGAGATCAGCCAGCTGGCATCGAATATGAATATAGATGGTTTTGACAAGCTCAAGAACATCAAGAAGCAGCCTTAA
- a CDS encoding (Fe-S)-binding protein — MNVQLFIPCFVDQLFPETGFNMVKVLEKLGCNVNYNPNQTCCGQPAFNAGYWDEARSVANKFIKDFHTVDYIVAPSGSCTGFVRNYYGKLFDNSAAHNDVKMLRRQLYEFTEFLTDVLHVTDIGATLNGVATYHDACGALRECGIKEGPRSLLSKVKGLELKEMNDCEVCCGFGGTFSVKFEPISIGMGEQKVNNAVASGADYLISTDLSCLMHLDGYIRKHELNIKTMHIADVLASGW, encoded by the coding sequence ATGAACGTACAGCTTTTTATTCCATGCTTCGTAGATCAGCTGTTCCCGGAAACAGGCTTCAATATGGTGAAGGTGCTGGAAAAGCTGGGATGTAACGTTAATTATAATCCCAACCAGACCTGTTGCGGACAACCTGCTTTTAATGCAGGATACTGGGATGAAGCCCGCTCCGTTGCCAACAAATTCATCAAGGACTTTCATACTGTCGACTATATAGTGGCGCCAAGCGGCTCCTGCACAGGGTTTGTACGTAATTACTACGGCAAGCTGTTTGACAATTCCGCTGCACACAATGATGTGAAGATGCTGCGCAGGCAACTGTATGAATTCACAGAATTCCTGACAGACGTACTGCATGTTACAGACATCGGTGCAACGCTCAATGGTGTGGCTACCTATCATGATGCCTGCGGTGCATTGCGCGAATGCGGTATCAAGGAAGGCCCCCGCAGCCTGCTCTCTAAAGTGAAAGGACTGGAGCTGAAGGAAATGAACGATTGCGAAGTATGCTGCGGCTTTGGCGGAACATTTTCAGTGAAGTTTGAACCTATCTCTATCGGTATGGGCGAACAGAAAGTGAACAATGCAGTGGCCAGCGGCGCAGATTACCTGATCTCTACAGACCTTTCCTGCCTGATGCACCTGGATGGTTATATCAGGAAACATGAACTGAATATTAAAACGATGCATATTGCCGATGTACTGGCCAGTGGCTGGTAA
- a CDS encoding DUF721 domain-containing protein yields MRYGMTSMEDALRDFMSKSRLKPRLTEVRIQENWEQLMGKTISRYTENIQLIDNKLHITTTVAPLKQELSYSKDRIIKLVNEMLGEAVVREVIIR; encoded by the coding sequence ATGCGCTACGGAATGACGTCAATGGAGGATGCACTCAGGGATTTTATGTCTAAAAGCCGGCTTAAACCGAGGCTGACAGAGGTGCGTATACAGGAGAACTGGGAACAACTCATGGGTAAGACCATCTCACGTTATACAGAGAATATACAACTCATTGACAATAAGCTACACATTACTACCACTGTTGCTCCACTTAAACAGGAGCTGAGCTACTCTAAAGACCGTATTATCAAACTGGTAAACGAAATGCTGGGAGAAGCCGTGGTAAGAGAAGTGATCATCAGGTAA
- a CDS encoding tetratricopeptide repeat protein, with protein sequence MTETKNKTAAENTSVSKEFQLEDSIHKAEQFFNKNKNSIIIALLVIVVVVGGSFAYNRFIKGPNEKKAQDMVFHAQQYFERDSFRVALNGDGNYYGFLQVIDKYGSTKTGQLAKYYAGVCYVKLGEFQKGADLLSSYSSGDQIVQAMAYGLAGDAYMELGKTEEGIEYYKKAGHHSNNELTAPTYLFRAGLALEKANKPADAIAVYKEIRDKYPQTAEGREMDKYLARLGEVRN encoded by the coding sequence ATGACCGAGACAAAAAATAAGACCGCAGCTGAAAATACTTCGGTGTCTAAGGAATTCCAACTGGAAGACTCAATCCACAAGGCGGAACAGTTCTTTAACAAGAATAAAAACAGCATCATCATAGCCCTGCTCGTAATAGTAGTGGTAGTGGGCGGTTCTTTTGCCTACAACAGATTCATTAAAGGCCCTAACGAAAAGAAGGCACAGGACATGGTATTCCATGCACAGCAGTATTTCGAGCGGGATTCTTTCCGTGTTGCATTAAATGGAGACGGTAACTATTACGGATTCCTGCAGGTAATTGATAAATACGGCAGCACCAAAACAGGTCAGTTGGCAAAATATTATGCAGGCGTATGCTATGTAAAGCTGGGTGAATTCCAGAAAGGTGCAGATCTGCTGAGCAGCTATAGCAGCGGCGATCAGATCGTACAGGCAATGGCTTATGGCCTGGCCGGCGACGCTTACATGGAACTGGGCAAAACTGAAGAAGGTATTGAATATTATAAGAAAGCAGGTCATCACAGCAACAATGAGCTGACTGCTCCTACTTACCTGTTCCGCGCAGGTCTGGCACTGGAAAAAGCAAACAAACCTGCTGATGCCATTGCTGTTTATAAAGAAATCCGCGACAAATATCCTCAGACCGCAGAAGGCCGCGAAATGGACAAATACCTGGCGCGCCTGGGCGAAGTGAGGAATTAA
- a CDS encoding DUF3828 domain-containing protein → MKTQFLAPFFVGILLCFGSFCQAQNKTSGDSAVIMLKQFYTAYITADDEKQLSSLQKKYCTKKILKRIADDEELDSDPFINAQDTDADWLRTMVINKDAQKPNVYVVSYVNNYTKKRIINKLLVVKEGKAYKIDDILTY, encoded by the coding sequence ATGAAAACACAATTTTTAGCTCCCTTTTTTGTTGGCATCCTGCTGTGCTTCGGCTCATTTTGCCAGGCGCAGAATAAGACCTCCGGCGATAGCGCGGTTATTATGTTAAAGCAGTTCTATACCGCTTACATTACTGCAGATGACGAAAAGCAACTCAGCTCTCTTCAAAAGAAATATTGCACCAAAAAGATCCTGAAGAGGATAGCAGATGATGAAGAGTTGGACAGCGATCCTTTTATAAACGCACAGGACACGGACGCTGATTGGCTGAGGACCATGGTGATCAATAAAGATGCGCAGAAGCCCAATGTTTATGTCGTGTCTTATGTAAATAATTACACCAAAAAGCGGATCATTAACAAGCTACTCGTTGTAAAGGAAGGCAAGGCTTACAAGATAGATGATATCCTGACATATTAA
- the recF gene encoding DNA replication/repair protein RecF (All proteins in this family for which functions are known are DNA-binding proteins that assist the filamentation of RecA onto DNA for the initiation of recombination or recombinational repair.) produces MLSLRKISLVQFKNYSGKSFTFHKRIIGITGRNGSGKTNLLDAIYYICFTKSYFTSSEAQNTHYHTNGFRLEAYLDREGQEGKVVCTLKDGKKEIALNDEPYERFSRHIGQYPAVMIAPDDAEIILGGSEERRKWLDALLCQLHPGYLDHLITYQKILQQKNSLLKTIATQGGNQDALLDIFDEQLVHHGTPVFEWRRAFLPGFIKQVQELYDYLAGKHEIVNIQYQSGLHEQTFTELLAANRYKDMMMQRTTGGIHRDDLQFLLDDHAMKTSASQGQRKSFLFALKLAQFEVIKAHKKFAPLLLLDDVFEKLDQERVSRLIKLVSSPAYGQVFITDTHASRICEAFKENEESFQLVEME; encoded by the coding sequence TTGCTGTCGCTCAGAAAGATATCACTTGTTCAGTTTAAAAATTACTCCGGGAAAAGTTTCACCTTCCATAAACGCATCATCGGCATCACCGGGCGCAACGGTTCCGGTAAGACCAACCTGCTCGATGCCATATATTATATATGCTTCACCAAAAGCTACTTTACAAGCAGCGAAGCGCAGAATACCCATTACCATACCAACGGTTTCCGCCTGGAAGCATACCTCGACAGGGAGGGCCAGGAAGGAAAGGTGGTCTGTACCCTCAAAGACGGCAAAAAGGAAATTGCCCTCAACGATGAGCCTTACGAACGTTTCTCCCGGCATATAGGTCAGTACCCTGCCGTGATGATCGCTCCCGACGACGCCGAGATCATCCTGGGCGGTAGTGAAGAACGCCGTAAATGGCTGGATGCCCTGCTCTGTCAGCTGCATCCGGGCTATCTCGATCACCTCATCACCTATCAGAAAATATTACAACAGAAAAACAGCCTGCTGAAAACCATCGCTACCCAGGGCGGCAACCAGGACGCCCTCCTCGATATATTTGATGAACAGCTGGTGCATCATGGCACGCCTGTTTTTGAATGGAGACGCGCCTTCCTCCCCGGATTTATCAAACAGGTGCAGGAGCTATATGATTACCTGGCGGGTAAACATGAAATTGTCAATATACAATACCAGTCCGGTCTCCACGAACAGACCTTCACTGAACTGCTGGCTGCCAACCGGTATAAGGATATGATGATGCAAAGGACCACCGGAGGCATACACCGTGATGACCTGCAGTTCCTGCTGGACGATCATGCCATGAAAACAAGCGCCTCGCAGGGACAACGTAAAAGTTTTCTCTTCGCACTGAAACTTGCACAGTTTGAAGTCATTAAAGCACATAAAAAATTTGCCCCCCTCCTCCTGCTCGATGATGTCTTTGAAAAACTGGACCAGGAAAGAGTGAGTAGACTGATAAAATTAGTGAGTAGTCCGGCATATGGCCAGGTATTCATTACCGATACACATGCATCAAGAATATGCGAAGCCTTCAAAGAAAATGAAGAGAGTTTTCAATTAGTAGAGATGGAGTAA
- a CDS encoding DUF4349 domain-containing protein — MARRCSALRHTVIVIPCVLLSISLVLNGCSSRSGNTASQSVAAIQSAPYYKSEEMETDKVAAGAMAASDNGLTAYAEEPPAASKPEDYADIPKKIIKEATIRYTTGDFKRAHKELTAIIARFGGEIISEQESRSEVAQQTQMEIRVPSVKFDSCLNSLASADETLLEKNITSKDVTEEYVDVSARMKARKEIEQRYLDILKQAKNVEDVLKVEEQLKTIREEVEAAQGRLQYIDHNVSMSLIHLSFYQAFSNTTPQGPGFFSRIFFSVKDGWNSILTALISFTALWPVWMVTFVLFIVIRRYRKRRRLAKAVA, encoded by the coding sequence ATGGCAAGAAGATGTTCTGCTTTAAGGCATACTGTTATTGTTATCCCTTGTGTTCTCTTATCCATATCACTGGTATTAAACGGCTGCAGCAGCCGTTCCGGAAACACTGCTTCGCAAAGCGTAGCTGCTATACAAAGCGCACCCTACTACAAGTCGGAAGAAATGGAGACCGACAAAGTCGCCGCCGGAGCTATGGCCGCATCTGATAACGGGCTCACGGCGTATGCGGAAGAGCCGCCAGCGGCATCAAAACCGGAGGACTACGCCGACATTCCCAAAAAGATTATTAAAGAAGCTACCATCCGTTATACTACCGGCGATTTCAAACGTGCACATAAAGAACTAACGGCGATCATTGCCCGCTTTGGCGGGGAAATTATCAGCGAGCAGGAAAGCCGTTCAGAGGTTGCACAGCAAACGCAGATGGAGATCAGGGTACCTTCGGTTAAATTTGACAGCTGCCTGAATTCCCTGGCAAGCGCAGATGAGACCCTGCTTGAAAAAAATATTACCTCAAAAGATGTTACGGAAGAATATGTGGATGTTTCAGCGCGGATGAAGGCCAGGAAGGAAATAGAGCAGCGTTACCTCGATATTCTGAAACAGGCAAAGAATGTGGAAGATGTATTGAAAGTAGAAGAGCAGCTAAAGACAATCCGGGAGGAGGTGGAAGCTGCCCAGGGACGCCTGCAATATATAGATCACAATGTGTCCATGAGCCTTATCCATCTCTCTTTTTACCAGGCATTTTCCAATACAACGCCACAGGGGCCAGGTTTCTTTTCCCGTATCTTCTTTTCTGTCAAAGATGGCTGGAACAGTATACTGACAGCCCTTATCTCGTTCACCGCTTTATGGCCGGTATGGATGGTGACGTTTGTACTTTTTATCGTTATCCGCAGGTACAGAAAACGCCGCCGCCTGGCAAAAGCTGTTGCGTGA
- a CDS encoding BT_3928 family protein, translating into MKLLLNLLRIIVGVLFIFSGLVKANDPLGLSYKMEEFFEVLHMTFMSPLSLTYSLVMNTLEIALGAALLLGFSMRLTSTLLLIMIAFFTFLTGYALYSGEIRECGCFGDCIKLTATETFWKDVILLVMILIIFIYRKRIQPLFGKKLTAMLTLLSVLLAAGLQWYTLSHLPIVDCLGYKVGNNLPEKMKLPPGARPAEYETVLIYEKDGQQKEFTPENYPWSDSTWKFVDRRDKLVREAEGEAPVKDFILTDLDGADQTQAILSEPTPVYLFLVKNVNEAGKGWDAKMHALQEQFKAGKVYIYGVTASGKADISAFTAAHGLQFPFLQMDGTAIKTAGRSNPCLILLEKGTVKGKWHYNDIP; encoded by the coding sequence ATGAAACTGCTCCTGAACCTATTAAGAATTATCGTTGGTGTTTTATTTATATTCTCAGGCCTTGTTAAAGCAAACGATCCCCTTGGGCTCAGTTATAAAATGGAGGAGTTTTTCGAGGTCCTGCACATGACCTTCATGTCCCCCTTATCGCTTACCTACTCCCTGGTGATGAATACCCTGGAGATCGCGCTGGGCGCTGCTTTGCTCTTAGGCTTCAGCATGCGTTTAACCTCTACCTTACTGCTGATCATGATCGCGTTCTTTACTTTCCTGACAGGCTATGCCCTGTACAGCGGGGAAATAAGGGAATGCGGATGTTTTGGCGATTGTATCAAACTGACGGCAACAGAGACCTTCTGGAAAGATGTGATATTGCTGGTGATGATACTGATCATTTTCATCTACCGGAAACGCATTCAGCCGCTGTTTGGTAAAAAGCTGACGGCGATGCTCACCCTCCTGTCTGTTTTATTGGCGGCCGGTTTACAATGGTATACGTTATCGCATCTGCCTATCGTGGATTGCCTGGGATATAAAGTGGGCAACAACCTGCCTGAGAAGATGAAACTGCCTCCCGGCGCCCGTCCTGCTGAATATGAAACCGTGCTGATATACGAAAAGGATGGCCAGCAGAAGGAATTTACGCCTGAAAACTATCCATGGTCAGACAGCACCTGGAAGTTTGTAGACCGTCGCGATAAACTGGTACGTGAAGCAGAAGGAGAGGCGCCTGTAAAAGATTTCATCCTCACTGACCTGGATGGCGCAGACCAGACCCAGGCTATCCTGTCTGAGCCAACACCGGTATACCTGTTCCTTGTGAAGAATGTCAATGAAGCAGGTAAAGGCTGGGATGCGAAAATGCATGCCCTGCAGGAACAGTTTAAAGCCGGCAAGGTATATATATATGGTGTGACCGCTTCCGGTAAAGCTGATATTTCGGCCTTTACCGCTGCACATGGATTGCAGTTCCCTTTCCTGCAGATGGACGGTACCGCCATCAAGACGGCAGGTAGGAGCAATCCATGCCTGATATTGCTGGAAAAGGGCACTGTAAAGGGCAAATGGCATTATAACGATATACCATAA